In Populus trichocarpa isolate Nisqually-1 chromosome 12, P.trichocarpa_v4.1, whole genome shotgun sequence, a genomic segment contains:
- the LOC7496439 gene encoding cytochrome b5, with the protein MASSKVYLFDEISKHNKTKDCWLIISGKVYDVTSFMDDHPGGDEVLLSSTGKDATNDFEDVGHSDDAREMMEKYVIGEVDVTTVPTKRLYVAPGLGGTNPKDDKPGFLIKILQLLVPLLILGLALAVRTYTKKE; encoded by the exons ATGGCTTCTTCAAAGGTTTACTTATTTGATGAGATTTCCAAGCACAACAAAACCAAGGATTGCTGGCTTATTATCTCTGGCAAG GTGTATGATGTCACCTCGTTCATGGATGATCACCCCGGAGGCGATGAGGTTTTGCTGTCATCAACAG GGAAAGATGCAACAAACGATTTTGAAGATGTGGGTCACAGCGATGATGCTAGAGAGATGATGGAAAAGTATGTCATTGGTGAGGTAGATGTAACAACAGTCCCAACAAAACGCCTCTACGTAGCACCAGGTTTGGGAGGAACAAACCCTAAAGACGATAAGCCTGGGTTTCTGATTAAGATCTTGCAGCTACTCGTGCCCCTCCTGATCTTGGGCTTGGCTCTTGCCGTCCGAACCTACACCAAAAAAGAATAG
- the LOC127903895 gene encoding LOW QUALITY PROTEIN: metal-nicotianamine transporter YSL3-like (The sequence of the model RefSeq protein was modified relative to this genomic sequence to represent the inferred CDS: deleted 1 base in 1 codon), whose translation MNMNMEEMKEIERVGGEGMEEVRDEPEDIKRIAPWTQQITVRGIVASIAIGIIYSVIVMKLNLTTGLVPNLNVSAALLAFVFLRTWTKLLSKAGIVTSPFTRQENTIVQTCAVACYSIAVGGGFGSYLLGLNRKTYEQAGVDTEGNTPGSTKEPGIGWMTGFLFVSSFVGLLALVPLRKIMIIDYKLSYPSGTATAVLINGFHTPTGDKMARKQVHGFMKFFSLSFLWAFFQWFYSGGEKCGFSQFPALGLKARKNSFYFDFSMTYIGAGMICSHLVNLSLLLGAVLSWGLMWPLIGGLKGEWFPSTLSESSMKSLNGYKVFISISLILGDGLYNFLKILYFTARSMRARAKANKLKTEDKNQALDDLQRNEIFLREGIPLWVACLGYITFSIIAIIAIPFMFPELKWYYVVVAYILAPSLSFCNAYGAGLTDMNMAYNYGKVALFLLAALAGKNNGVVAGLVGCGLIKSIVSISSDLMHDFKTGHLTLTSPRSMLLSQAIGTVIGCVVAPVTFFLFYKAFDVGNPDGEYKAPYAIIYRNMAILGVEGFSALPQHCLQLCYGFFAFAILANLSRDLSPNNIGKYVPLPMAMAVPFLVGAYFAIDMCVGSLVVFAWHKLNSRKASLMVPAVASGLICGDGLWILPSSILALAKIRPPICMSFLATN comes from the exons ATGAATATGAACATGGAAGAAATGAAAGAGATTGAGAGGGTTGGGGGAGAAGGCATGGAAGAAGTTAGAGATGAGCCAGAGGATATCAAGAGGATTGCTCCATGGACTCAACAGATTACAGTTAGGGGAATTGTTGCTAGCATAGCAATTGGGATCATATACAGTGTTATAGTCATGAAGCTGAATCTCACCACTGGTCTAGTCCCAAATCTCAATGTCTCTGCTGCTCTTCTTGCATTTGTGTTCCTCAGAACATGGACTAAGCTCCTCTCAAAGGCTGGAATTGTAACCAGTCCCTTTACCCGACAAGAGAATACCATAGTTCAAACTTGTGCTGTTGCTTGTTATAGCATTGCTGTTGGAG GTGGTTTTGGATCTTATCTACTGGGTTTGAATAGGAAGACATATGAGCAAGCAGGGGTTGATACAGAGGGGAATACTCCTGGGAGCACTAAGGAACCTGGGATTGGTTGGATGACTGGTTTCCTCTTTGTAAGCAGCTTCGTTGGGCTACTTGCTCTAGTTCCTCTGCGAAAG ATCATGATAATAGATTACAAATTGAGTTATCCAAGTGGAACTGCAACTGCAGTTCTCATCAATGGGTTCCACACTCCTACAGGAGACAAGATGGCTAG GAAACAGGTGCATGGGTTCATGAAGTTCTTTTCATTAAGTTTCCTGTGGGCTTTCTTTCAGTGGTTCTATTCTGGTGGAGAAAAATGTGGATTTTCTCAGTTCCCTGCGTTGGGGTTGAAAGCTCGGAAAAATTC GTTTTACTTCGATTTCAGCATGACTTATATTGGTGCGGGAATGATCTGTTCCCATCTTGTGAATTTGTCTTTGCTTCTCGGAGCAGTGCTTTCGTGGGGATTAATGTGGCCGTTGATAGGTGGGCTTAAAGGAGAGTGGTTCCCTTCAACTTTATCAGAAAGTAGTATGAAGAGTCTAAATGGCTACAAG gttttcatttctatttctcTGATCCTAGGAGATGGCCTCTACAATTTTCTCAAGATACTCTATTTCACTGCCAGGAGTATGCGTGCTAGAGCAAAAGCTAACAAACTCAAAACAG AAGACAAAAATCAAGCTCTTGATGATCTTCAAAGAAATGAAATCTTCTTAAGAGAGGGCATCCCTCTTTGGGTAGCATGTTTAGGGTACATCACCTTCTCCATCATTGCCATCATTGCCATCCCTTTCATGTTTCCGGAGCTAAAGTGGTACTATGTAGTTGTTGCCTACATTCTAGCTCCCTCTCTTAGCTTCTGCAATGCTTATGGGGCTGGTCTAACTGACATGAACATGGCTTACAATTATGGAAAGGTGGCCCTCTTTTTACTCGCAGCCTTGGCAGGTAAAAACAACGGTGTAGTTGCAGGACTGGTGGGCTGTGGCCTGATTAAATCCATTGTTTCCATCTCTTCTGATTTGATGCATGATTTCAAGACTGGTCATCTCACTCTCACTTCTCCTAGATCAATGCTTCTTAGCCAGGCCATTGGGACTGTCATAGGCTGTGTTGTAGCTCCGGTCACGTTCTTCCTCTTCTACAAGGCTTTTGATGTCGGAAACCCCGATGGTGAATACAAAGCTCCCTATGCCATTATCTATAGAAACATGGCAATTCTTGGTGTTGAAGGCTTCTCTGCCCTTCCCCAGCACTGCTTGCAGCTTTGCTATGGT TTTTTCGCCTTTGCTATACTGGCCAACTTGTCGAGAGATCTTTCTCCCAACAATATTGGGAAATATGTTCCTCTCCCAATGGCTATGGCAGTGCCTTTCCTCGTTGGAGCCTACTTCGCAATTGATATGTGTGTGGGGAGTTTGGTTGTGTTCGCTTGGCACAAGCTAAACAGCAGAAAGGCAAGCTTGATGGTTCCTGCCGTGGCCTCTGGCTTGATCTGTGGAGATGGGCTGTGGATTCTTCCTTCATCAATCCTTGCTTTAGCCAAAATCCGTCCTCCGATCTGCATGAGCTTCCTGGCAACCAACTAA